TGGGGAATGTGATTTCTGCGCCAATCATTGGATATGCCTTTTCAAAATTGCATTGGAAAGGGCGTGACAAAGTATTCATTCTGGTTTTAGCAACTATGATGTTGCCCTTCCAAATTACAATGATCCCACTTTACAGTTTGTATGTTAAAATTGGTTGGATAAATACTATATTACCTTTAGTTGTTCCCGATTTTTTTGGAAAAGCATTTTTTATTTTTCTCATGAGGCAATTTTTTATGACAATCCCTGAGGACTTATCAGAGGCTGCAAGAATTGATGGAGCTTCAGAGCTTCGAATTTTTTCTCAAGTTATTTTACCCCTTGCTAAACCAGCTGTTGTTACCGTTGGACTTTTTGCATTCATCTGGTCGTGGACAGATTTTATGGGACCACTTATTTATTTGACAGACAGTAGTAATTGGACTATTTCCCTCGGACTTAGCCAGTTTACGTCCAGTCATGGATTAGATTGGGCTCTACTAATGGCGGGTTCTGCAATGTTTATGCTGCCAATGATTATTTTGTTCTTCCTAATGCAGAAGGTATTTATTGAAGGAATTACAATGTCTGGATTGAAGCAATAATAGATAACTTAGTAGAAAAGTTACTAAAGACAATTTTTATAAACATAAGATAGCAATGTATTTATGAGGAGTGGAGTTATTTGAAAATTTT
This DNA window, taken from Clostridium estertheticum, encodes the following:
- a CDS encoding carbohydrate ABC transporter permease; translation: MVVSKRKKILSYVILIAIGMFFIFPFIWLVDTSLKSDTQIFIFPPQWIPKPLMLSNYSKALTTIPFMHYVWNTVKIVIFAVMGNVISAPIIGYAFSKLHWKGRDKVFILVLATMMLPFQITMIPLYSLYVKIGWINTILPLVVPDFFGKAFFIFLMRQFFMTIPEDLSEAARIDGASELRIFSQVILPLAKPAVVTVGLFAFIWSWTDFMGPLIYLTDSSNWTISLGLSQFTSSHGLDWALLMAGSAMFMLPMIILFFLMQKVFIEGITMSGLKQ